The following are encoded together in the Drosophila takahashii strain IR98-3 E-12201 chromosome X, DtakHiC1v2, whole genome shotgun sequence genome:
- the S6kII gene encoding ribosomal protein S6 kinase 2 beta — translation MPLADSQKDLRQQPQQPQQQQQQQQQQHVSSTSSNNNAEQQCSSSTGLGLQLRQRMQITSSGCSSLAVTPMEHTPTEDEESGGGSSGVTSSVTTVTSSQRRQQQLHQVQQQSALQAALEQHHISPAAEEDFSRERPVHRTLCAPPPPELMELSDSESQGGRREGAAGTEPLDETENEFELKEVIKEGHDKADPSQFELLRVLGEGSFGKVFLVRKIIGKDAGTLYAMKVLKKATLKVKDRVRSTNERKILADVGHAFIVRLHYAFQTPGKLYLILDFLRGGDLFTRLSKEVMFTEEDVKFYLAELALAMNHLHSLGIIYRDLKPENILLDEHGHIALTDFGLSKQPLDGSKTYSFCGTVEYMAPEIVNRKGHDFAADWWSFGVLMYEMLTGNLPFHGQTRQETMNQILRSKLGMPENLSPEAQSLLRALFKRNPQNRLGAGTQGILDIKAHCFFATIDWVRLERKQVRPPFIPAVSRDDAFYFDVEYTSKSPRDSPGGPISASAHEIFRGFSFVAPVLLEGQCAGSNSCSTSASPLHNIAPIPAVPAGAPRTLPGVLPGNFHAEYNLLQELGRGTFSVCRLCEHRASKKHYAVKVIEKAAVAAASTSTSTSADCWEEVEIMLRYGNHPNIVTLYSVYEDAGSAYLVMELLKGGELLDRILAVGQMCESEASAVLRTIASAVAYLHEHGVVHRDLKPSNMIYASMRQTPETLKLCDLGFAKQLRADNGLLMTPCYTANFVAPEVLKRQGYDLACDIWSLGVLLYIMLSGRTPFASTPNDSPDVILKRIGSGHIDFTSSRWALVSVPAKELLRQMLHIVPENRPTVAQILEHAWLREQFAGGVQLTEYAVAPGSQLSLGAQQQQQNHISMALRGAVDATFRAIAIPQAANVGPVELSMLAKRRAKDRANLHS, via the exons ATGCCGCTGGCCGATTCCCAAAAGGATCTCCGCCAGCAGCCTCAGCAgcctcagcagcagcagcagcagcagcagcagcagcatgtgtcctccaccagcagcaacaacaatgcggAGCAACAGTGCAGCAGTAGCACCGGATTGGGCCTGCAGCTGCGCCAGCGCATGCAGATTACCTCTTCCGGCTGCAGCAGCCTCGCGGTCACGCCCATGGAGCACACGCCCACCGAGGACGAGGAGagtggcggcggcagcagcggagTCACCTCCTCCGTCACCACGGTGACCTCATCGCAGCGtcgccagcagcagctgcatcaAGTGCAACAGCAATCCGCTTTGCAAGCTGCCCTCGAGCAGCATCACATCTCGCCGGCGGCAGAAGAGGATTTTTCCAGGGAAAGACCGGTGCATCGAACACTATGtgcgccgccgccgccggaaCTCATGGAGCTGAGTGATTCCGAGTCCCAGGGAGGCAGAAGAGAAGGGGCAGCTGGAACCGAACCGCTGGATGAGACCGAAAACGAATTCGAGCTCAAAGAGGTCATAAAAGAGGGTCACGACAAGGCCGACCCGTCGCAGTTCGAACTCCTTCGTGTCCTAGGCGAGGGCAGCTTTGGCAAGGTCTTCCTGGTGCGGAAGATTATCGGGAAAGATGCTGGTACGCTGTACGCCATGAAGGTGCTCAAGAAGGCCACCCTTAAGGTCAAGGATCGCGTCCGGAGTACCAACGAACGCAAGATCCTGGCGGACGTGGGGCATGCCTTCATCGTGCGCCTGCACTATGCCTTTCAAACGCCCGGAAAACTCTACCTGATATTGGATTTCCTTCGTGGCGGCGATCTGTTCACCCGTTTGTCCAAGGAAGTGATGTTTACCGAAGAAGACGTTAAGTTCTATTTGGCCGAACTGGCGCTGGCCATGAACCATCTGCACTCGCTGGGCATCATCTACAGGGACCTTAAGCCAGAGAATATACTACTCGACGAGCATGGTCATATAGCCTTGACGGACTTCGGTCTGTCCAAGCAGCCCTTGGATGGATCTAAGACCTACAGCTTTTGCGGTACCGTGGAGTACATGGCGCCGGAGATTGTGAACCGGAAGGGACACGATTTTGCCGCCGACTGGTGGAGTTTCGGGGTGCTCATGTACGAAATGCTAACAGGGAACCTACCGTTTCATGGCCAAACCCGTCAGGAAACTATGAATCAGATCCTAAGAAGCAAGTTGGGCATGCCGGAAAATCTGTCGCCGGAGGCGCAGTCGCTGCTACGGGCGCTCTTCAAGAGAAATCCCCAGAATCGCCTGGGTGCGGGTACCCAAGGAATACTGGACATCAAGGCGCACTGCTTCTTCGCCACCATCGACTGGGTGAGATTGGAACGAAAGCAGGTGCGTCCGCCTTTTATACCGGCGGTGAGCCGTGACGACGCCTTCTACTTTGATGTGGAGTACACCTCGAAGTCCCCCAGGGACTCACCGGGTGGTCCAATCTCCGCATCTGCGCATGAAATTTTCCGTGGCTTTAGCTTCGTGGCTCCTGTCCTCCTGGAAGGCCAATGTGCCGGCTCCAATAGCTGCTCCACCAGTGCTAGTCCACTGCATAATATAGCTCCTATTCCCGCTGTTCCGGCGGGTGCGCCTCGAACTTTACCCGGTGTCCTGCCCGGCAACTTCCATGCTGAGTACAATCTGCTGCAGGAACTGGGACGTGGAACTTTCTCCGTTTGCCGACTGTGCGAGCATCGCGCCTCCAAGAAGCATTACGCCGTTAAAGTGATCGAAAAGGCCGCTGTGGCcgccgcatccacatccacatccacgtcCGCCGATTGCTGGGAGGAAGTGGAGATTATGTTAAGGTACGGCAACCACCCAAATATCGTCACTCTGTATTCGGTTTACGAGGATGCGGGCTCCGCCTATTTAGTAATGGAGCTCCTGAAAGGCGGGGAGCTGCTCGATCGCATACTGGCCGTAGGTCAGATGTGCGAAAGCGAGGCGAGCGCCGTTTTAAGGACGATTGCATCCGCGGTAGCGTATCTCCATGAACATGGCGTTGTGCATCGAGACCTGAAGCCTTCGAATATGATATATGCCAGCATGCGACAGACTCCCGAAACCCTAAAGCTCTGCGATTTGG GCTTCGCCAAGCAGCTGCGCGCAGACAACGGACTCCTGATGACGCCCTGTTACACAGCCAACTTTGTGGCGCCCGAGGTTCTGAAGCGGCAGGGCTATGACCTGGCCTGCGACATCTGGTCGCTGGGCGTCCTTCTGTACATCATGCTATCCGGCCGGACGCCATTTGCCAGCACTCCGAACGATTCGCCGGACGTAATACTGAAGCGCATCGGGTCGGGGCACATTGACTTCACCAGCAGTCGCTGGGCACTGGTCAGCGTGCCAGCCAAGGAACTGTTGCGCCAGATGCTGCACATAGTGCCGGAGAATCGGCCGACGGTAGCACAAATTCTTGAGCATGCCTGGCTGCGGGAACAGTTTGCCGGCGGCGTGCAGCTCACTGAGTACGCAGTGGCGCCCGGATCGCAACTTTCGCTAggcgcccagcagcagcagcagaatcacATTTCGATGGCTTTAAGGGGAGCTGTGGATGCCACGTTTCGGGCCATTGCCATACCGCAGGCGGCCAATGTGGGCCCCGTAGAACTGTCGATGTTGGCCAAGAGGCGGGCCAAAGATAGGGCCAACCTGCACTCCTAA
- the LOC108058866 gene encoding protein phosphatase 1H, translating to MFSNIKERFISAIAPDLPPLPGTGERGSASGSGHHHNAPHQRLRFGGSGGQPMPDKFPYARPPFLQLLTSDELRASADHNVRPIIVPRDINLLPWGTGYAECVNSGKSEWNEDQGAFCRQVLSDPEHKHPDLPYTYFGIFDGHAGYGAALAASHQFHHILHEKLVDCLELLLPRDADATSGGGDGTKLNPTFPHPIYFQRRVTKDELIIGALESAFFNMDSLIAQDSDRYRDAGGCTACVSLFIDGKMYVANAGDSRAVLCQRRATPDRPQTDAHSGIEPDPLEASCYPVPFSADHTPETERERLLNVARLKPHLMGQHYVAMEYAKRPHIKDMGQRILCRQGTMRGWTYKTLTREDLRMPVVNGEGKRSRLLGTLGVTRGFGDHELLAINTGIQIKPFLTPHPDVRQRDLTQVVCISDEDNRDGDYGVLVMATDGLWDVSENEGVSRTVFQTLSKYPTEKHRYTMVAQELVARARGKINDSGHWRLADSKAAATVDDISVIVIPVSQYYKEHVEWTQNYKRDLEHRRRQAQANMAQEAVNVLNGVIAEEAHVVEEEEEGEVVVHEARTSQKQSEKQHQVEEAVDENLVVHLTPSLEQVQLNDTDLAASDIGKEKDTDKDKDVSTTRQHSQPSLQKGRKGKGKH from the exons ATGTTTAGTAACATTAAGGAGCGTTTTATATCGGCCATCGCGCCGGATCTGCCGCCCCTGCCAGGCACAGGCGAGCGGGGCAGTGCTTCCGGAAGCGGTCACCATCACAATGCGCCGCACCAGCGCCTCCGGTTCGGCGGTTCCGGCGGTCAGCCAATGCCGGACAAGTTTCCCTACGCCCGGCCGCCCTTTCTGCAACTTCTCACATCGGACGAACTGCGCGCCTCGGCGGACCACAATGTTCGGCCCATCATCGTTCCGCGGGACATCAACCTGCTGCCCTGGGGCACCGGATACGCCGAGTGCGTCAACTCCGGGAAGTCAGAGTGGAACGAGGACCAGGGCGCCTTTTGCCG ACAAGTTCTTTCGGATCCGGAGCACAAGCACCCAGATCTCCCGTACACATACTTCGGAATTTTCGACGGACACGCCGGATATGGAGCAGCACTGGCGGCCTCGCATCAGTTCCATCATATCCTGCACGAGAAGCTAGTGGACTGCCTTGAGCTGCTCCTGCCACGGGATGCGGACGCCACCAGTGGCGGAGGGGATGGCACAAAGCTAAATCCCACATTCCCGCACCCCATCTACTTCCAGCGCCGGGTGACCAAGGACGAGCTAATCATCGGTGCACTGGAGAGTGCCTTTTTCAACATGGACTCGCTGATAGCGCAGGACAGTGATCGTTATCGAGATGCCGGCGGCTGCACCGCCTGCgtttcattatttattgatgGCAAAATGTATGTGGCCAATGCCGGCGACTCAAGAGCTGTGCTCTGCCAGCGCCGTGCCACTCCCGATAGGCCACAAACGGATGCGCACTCTGGCATTGAGCCGGATCCACTCGAAGCTAGCTGTTACCCAGTGCCGTTCTCCGCGGATCACACGCCCGAAACGGAGCGCGAACGCTTGCTGAATGTGGCCAGATTGAAGCCACACCTAATGGGCCAACATTATGTGGCAATGGAGTACGCCAAGCGGCCGCACATCAAGGACATGGGCCAGCGCATTCTCTGCCGGCAGGGCACTATGCGTGGCTGGACCTACAAGACGCTGACCAGGGAGGATCTCCGCATGCCGGTGGTGAATGGCGAGGGCAAGAGAAGCCGCTTACTGGGCACACTGGGAGTGACGCGTGGCTTTGGCGATCACGAGCTACTGGCCATCAACAcgggtatacaaataaaaccCTTCCTCACCCCCCATCCCGATGTGAGGCAGCGAGATCTTACGCAGGTGGTTTGCATTTCGGATGAGGACAACCGCGACGGAGATTATGGCGTGCTCGTAATGGCCACTGACGGCCTTTGGGATGTATCCGAAAATGAGGGCGTTTCACGCACTGTCTTCCAGACGCTCTCCAAGTATCCTACGGAGAAGCATCGCTATACGATGGTCGCCCAGGAGCTGGTGGCCCGGGCTCGCGGAAAAATCAACGACTCTGGGCATTGGCGTCTCGCCGATAGCAAGGCAGCAGCCACTGTTGATGATATCTCGGTGATTGTGATTCCGGTTAGCCAGTATTACAAGGAACATGTGGAATGGACGCAGAACTACAAACGGGATCTCGAGCATCGACGGCGACAGGCACAGGCGAACATGGCCCAGGAGGCAGTCAATGTCCTCAATGGCGTAATTGCCGAGGAAGCTCACGTCgtcgaagaggaggaggagggcgaGGTGGTTGTGCACGAGGCAAGGACTTCCCAAAAGCAATCGGAGAAGCAACATCAGGTGGAGGAGGCAGTCGACGAGAACCTGGTGGTACATCTGACCCCTTCGCTGGAGCAGGTGCAGCTAAATGACACGGATTTAGCAG CGTCCGACATCGGTAAGGAGAAGGACACTGATAAGGACAAGGACGTCTCGACAACTCGGCAGCATTCGCAACCATCGCTTCAAAAGGGTCGCAAGGGCAAAGGCAAGCACTAG